Proteins encoded within one genomic window of Phototrophicus methaneseepsis:
- a CDS encoding helix-turn-helix domain-containing protein, translated as MTATQYTEKRRALAGLSGNAYKVLDYLCILADERGVAWPKQDDISDGVALAENTVRERLDELVEAGYVRYLRKDSRDELTRRKEGNVYILNPSLLLTTSEEGSQLWNGANPSLKNCGRQEQLQEHLQEQVQELPTDSQHHYFGCFIDVSDLGRVGGSDSDVSESSDTGCDDLPLFQYERELMAGSDLFRDLVQSAETADRPRDGLADRLAYWQIGASVTRRWVEQYGIDLVEQAYAHVKRSENVKNPAALMGWSLKNPQHIRRVTVPVADVLMDGSRYASGQYADFILS; from the coding sequence ATGACTGCAACACAATATACAGAAAAGCGGCGAGCTCTAGCTGGCCTCAGTGGTAATGCTTACAAGGTTCTCGATTATTTGTGCATCTTGGCGGATGAAAGAGGGGTCGCATGGCCCAAGCAAGATGACATCAGTGATGGCGTAGCCCTGGCCGAGAATACGGTGCGGGAACGGCTGGATGAGTTGGTCGAGGCTGGTTATGTGCGGTATCTGCGCAAAGATTCACGAGATGAGTTGACACGTCGCAAAGAAGGCAACGTCTATATCCTCAATCCTTCGCTGCTGCTGACGACATCTGAAGAAGGTTCCCAATTGTGGAACGGTGCAAATCCCTCCCTCAAAAATTGCGGTAGACAAGAACAGTTACAAGAACATCTACAAGAACAAGTACAAGAACTACCTACAGACAGCCAACATCATTACTTCGGTTGCTTTATAGACGTGAGCGACCTTGGCCGGGTGGGTGGTTCTGATTCTGATGTTTCTGAGTCATCTGATACAGGGTGTGATGATTTGCCATTGTTCCAGTACGAGCGGGAACTGATGGCCGGGTCTGATTTGTTCCGAGATCTGGTGCAATCGGCTGAGACGGCTGACCGGCCACGTGATGGGCTGGCGGATCGTTTGGCGTACTGGCAGATCGGGGCGAGTGTGACGCGGCGCTGGGTTGAGCAGTATGGGATTGACCTGGTCGAGCAGGCGTATGCGCACGTAAAGCGCTCTGAGAACGTGAAAAACCCGGCGGCGCTGATGGGTTGGAGCCTGAAGAACCCGCAGCATATTCGTAGGGTGACTGTGCCTGTGGCGGATGTGCTGATGGATGGGAGCCGTTACGCCAGTGGGCAGTATGCAGATTTTATTTTGAGTTAA
- a CDS encoding DUF5131 family protein: MMKDSKIGWTTHSWNPWGWVCNKVSEGCKNCYMFAMAARFHKENPATRSPEWREQESARELRSFRLGDVIFVNSMSDTYSERVPDEYIERVHQTVQANHDKVFLLLTKRPERALALADQLVWPKNLWVGTSVEMEKHIHRLDTLLQLPTRNFFVSAEPLLEALPSLYWYLQPNSTDGKCIEWVIVGGESGRNRRLFDKEWARDIQWMCGEFETPFFFKQGSDAVSGQDRDLDGRTWDETPDWSKYVDDNPTQMMLSDIIPF; this comes from the coding sequence ATGATGAAAGACAGCAAGATTGGATGGACGACACATAGCTGGAACCCATGGGGATGGGTCTGCAACAAGGTCAGTGAGGGGTGCAAGAATTGCTATATGTTCGCAATGGCGGCGCGGTTCCACAAAGAGAATCCAGCCACCCGGTCACCTGAGTGGCGCGAACAAGAATCCGCACGGGAACTAAGAAGTTTCCGGTTAGGTGACGTCATCTTCGTGAATTCGATGTCTGACACCTACAGCGAGCGGGTGCCGGATGAATACATCGAACGGGTTCACCAGACCGTGCAGGCGAATCACGACAAGGTGTTTTTGCTGCTGACAAAACGTCCTGAGCGTGCCCTGGCGCTGGCGGATCAGCTCGTATGGCCCAAGAATTTGTGGGTTGGTACCAGCGTGGAGATGGAGAAGCACATTCACCGGCTGGATACGCTGCTGCAACTGCCGACACGCAACTTCTTCGTGAGTGCTGAGCCTCTTCTTGAGGCTCTACCGAGCTTGTACTGGTATTTGCAGCCAAACAGCACTGATGGCAAATGCATAGAGTGGGTTATCGTCGGCGGCGAATCTGGCCGGAACCGGAGACTATTTGATAAAGAGTGGGCGCGTGACATTCAGTGGATGTGTGGGGAATTTGAGACGCCATTCTTCTTCAAGCAGGGGTCAGATGCGGTATCCGGGCAGGACCGGGACTTAGATGGCCGCACCTGGGACGAAACGCCCGACTGGTCAAAGTATGTTGACGATAACCCAACGCAAATGATGTTGAGCGACATTATCCCGTTTTAG
- a CDS encoding terminase, whose amino-acid sequence MAALPDNNLSAAGPGVAQLLARRLARRLVEVPKWTLDAEPQNPDDPDAPMYEVDEAGHHVRLFWHWGQMQAWDSLKRIIFVLSGTQGGKTSFLPWWVFREIVHTGGGDHLVVTVSYDLFKLKLLPEIREVFEHVLGVGRYWAGDQVLEIKDPLTGQFHAQRADDKMWGRIILRSAAAKGGLESATAKSAALDEAGQDDFKVSAWEAIQRRVALNQGRTLVTTTPYNLGWMKQRLHDPVQRANGKHPEIDLINFPSTANPKFSETEMRRARETMPTWKYLMFYEGKFTRPAGLIYTDFVNELREADGHLVKPFNLPKEWPRIAGVDPGIIHQAEVWGAVDVENETLYLYRSMIQARKPQEQHARDAMKRAKDGSERVIKWAIGAKSEIYHREDWKAAGAKNVVEPDTSDVEEGIDRVTLLFKQYRIYIFDDLYELIEELLTYSRETDEDGEPTDKIRDKSTFHRLDALRYLVVAYVKKQPNWNLKAKVKKYV is encoded by the coding sequence ATGGCGGCTCTGCCTGATAATAACCTTTCTGCGGCGGGTCCGGGTGTGGCGCAATTGCTGGCGAGGCGATTGGCGAGGCGATTGGTTGAGGTCCCGAAGTGGACGCTGGACGCGGAGCCTCAGAACCCTGATGACCCTGATGCGCCGATGTATGAGGTTGATGAAGCTGGACATCACGTCCGGCTTTTTTGGCATTGGGGCCAGATGCAGGCATGGGATAGCCTGAAGCGGATTATCTTTGTTTTGAGTGGCACACAGGGCGGCAAGACGTCGTTTCTGCCATGGTGGGTGTTCCGCGAGATTGTGCATACGGGCGGCGGCGATCACCTGGTGGTGACGGTGAGTTATGACCTTTTTAAGTTGAAGCTGTTGCCTGAGATCCGCGAGGTGTTTGAGCACGTGCTCGGTGTGGGACGGTATTGGGCTGGTGACCAGGTCCTTGAGATTAAAGACCCGCTAACAGGGCAGTTCCATGCACAACGAGCTGACGACAAGATGTGGGGCCGCATTATCTTGCGGTCTGCCGCGGCGAAGGGTGGGCTTGAATCCGCGACTGCCAAGAGCGCAGCGCTTGACGAGGCCGGGCAGGATGATTTTAAGGTGAGTGCATGGGAGGCGATTCAGCGGCGTGTTGCGCTGAACCAGGGGCGGACGCTGGTCACGACGACACCGTATAACCTGGGATGGATGAAGCAACGCTTGCATGACCCGGTGCAGCGGGCTAACGGTAAGCATCCTGAGATTGATCTGATCAACTTCCCGTCAACTGCGAATCCTAAGTTTAGTGAAACGGAGATGCGGCGTGCTCGTGAGACGATGCCGACGTGGAAGTACCTCATGTTTTATGAGGGCAAGTTCACACGTCCGGCAGGGTTGATCTACACAGATTTTGTCAACGAGCTGCGAGAGGCTGACGGGCACCTGGTTAAGCCGTTCAATTTACCCAAGGAGTGGCCGCGTATCGCAGGTGTGGACCCTGGCATCATCCATCAGGCGGAGGTGTGGGGCGCGGTGGATGTCGAGAACGAGACGCTTTATTTGTATCGGTCGATGATTCAGGCGCGTAAGCCGCAGGAGCAGCATGCACGGGATGCGATGAAGCGTGCGAAAGATGGCAGCGAACGGGTTATAAAGTGGGCAATTGGTGCGAAGTCTGAGATCTATCATCGAGAGGACTGGAAGGCAGCGGGTGCGAAGAATGTGGTTGAGCCGGATACAAGCGATGTGGAAGAAGGTATCGACCGCGTGACGCTGCTGTTTAAGCAGTATCGGATTTATATCTTCGATGATCTTTATGAGCTCATTGAGGAGCTGCTGACATACAGTCGTGAGACAGATGAAGATGGTGAGCCGACCGATAAGATTCGTGATAAATCCACGTTCCATCGGCTGGATGCGCTGCGGTATTTGGTGGTGGCGTATGTGAAGAAGCAGCCGAATTGGAACTTAAAGGCGAAGGTGAAGAAATATGTCTAG
- a CDS encoding phage portal protein has protein sequence MSREVLDLLQAELGDLVGDYWAERTEQYGERVALYRDYMDGQHRANMTNEMKKMLRITSRADGRDEGFNANYCELVVESMTDRLKVTGVEAIAPDAQTELVAGEDAEAPDSNQTDPGKPLQDWADERLDHNRFDALQADVHDAVIRDGDSFVMISFNNETQRSEWSYEPAYDGDYGMLVVYDRMGRKVEAAIKIWWERGKQYINIYYPDRVKKLEAVRRDIEEDTAGSFEPVQTLMLEPRDVSNTMVGVRVTEGGDLLWTDPSSSDGLGVPVVPFHNKRIGRATHGKSEMEGAISLNDALNRNLASMVMTAELTAFSILLEKGLEIPAGLTPGMTVGITFQSLLEAGVAGEDLAGILGAIDVKRIQPGDIVPFIDQAKYLIEQIGTVSRTPLPGFMGGDNASGESLKQREAGLIGKIKKSHVRLGNSWEDVLTMAHKIESAFATQSPPDVLRFSCQWADAEVRNDSQFIKDVKEVADIVGQKETLMQLGTVFGWDEAKVTQIMDEKAAEKARVAGAVDRTVPDYSGLSIPVRQPDALAIGAAV, from the coding sequence ATGTCTAGGGAAGTACTCGATCTGTTGCAAGCTGAGCTTGGTGATTTGGTGGGCGATTATTGGGCTGAGCGCACTGAGCAATATGGTGAGCGCGTGGCGCTGTATCGTGATTATATGGACGGCCAGCATCGGGCGAATATGACCAACGAGATGAAGAAGATGCTGCGTATTACGTCCCGCGCTGATGGACGTGATGAGGGCTTTAACGCGAATTACTGTGAGCTGGTGGTTGAATCCATGACGGACCGGCTGAAGGTGACGGGGGTCGAAGCGATTGCGCCGGATGCGCAGACAGAGCTTGTCGCGGGGGAGGATGCTGAGGCACCGGATAGCAATCAGACAGATCCGGGTAAGCCGCTGCAAGATTGGGCGGATGAGCGGCTTGATCATAATCGGTTTGATGCCTTGCAGGCGGATGTGCATGATGCTGTCATCCGTGATGGTGACAGCTTTGTGATGATCTCGTTTAACAATGAGACGCAGCGCTCCGAATGGAGCTATGAGCCGGCTTACGATGGTGATTATGGGATGCTTGTGGTTTATGACCGCATGGGCCGGAAGGTTGAAGCTGCTATTAAGATCTGGTGGGAGCGGGGGAAGCAGTACATCAATATTTATTACCCGGACCGCGTGAAAAAACTTGAAGCGGTGCGGCGGGACATCGAAGAAGACACGGCTGGGAGCTTTGAGCCTGTGCAGACGTTGATGCTTGAACCGCGTGATGTCTCCAATACGATGGTTGGCGTGCGGGTGACTGAAGGTGGTGATTTGCTGTGGACTGATCCGAGCAGCAGTGACGGCCTGGGCGTGCCGGTGGTGCCGTTCCACAACAAGCGGATTGGGCGTGCGACTCATGGTAAGAGCGAGATGGAAGGGGCTATTAGCCTCAACGATGCGCTGAACCGTAATTTGGCGTCGATGGTGATGACTGCGGAGCTGACCGCGTTTAGCATCTTGCTAGAGAAGGGTCTCGAAATTCCCGCTGGTTTAACGCCGGGGATGACAGTGGGCATCACGTTTCAGTCGCTGCTTGAGGCGGGTGTGGCAGGTGAAGATCTGGCGGGCATCCTGGGGGCGATTGATGTGAAACGGATTCAGCCCGGTGACATCGTGCCGTTCATCGACCAGGCGAAGTATCTGATTGAGCAGATCGGGACTGTGAGCCGTACGCCGCTGCCTGGGTTCATGGGTGGTGATAATGCGTCAGGTGAATCGCTCAAGCAGCGTGAAGCTGGCTTGATTGGCAAAATCAAGAAGTCACATGTCCGGCTGGGCAATAGCTGGGAGGATGTGCTGACAATGGCGCACAAGATTGAATCCGCATTTGCGACGCAATCACCGCCGGATGTACTGCGGTTTAGCTGCCAGTGGGCAGATGCTGAGGTCCGTAATGATAGCCAGTTCATCAAGGACGTGAAGGAAGTTGCTGACATCGTCGGGCAGAAAGAGACGCTGATGCAGCTCGGGACTGTCTTCGGCTGGGATGAGGCGAAGGTGACGCAGATCATGGATGAGAAGGCGGCGGAGAAGGCGCGTGTGGCTGGGGCTGTCGATCGTACGGTGCCGGATTACAGCGGTTTGAGCATCCCGGTACGTCAGCCTGACGCGTTGGCGATTGGTGCTGCTGTTTGA